A genomic region of Manihot esculenta cultivar AM560-2 chromosome 15, M.esculenta_v8, whole genome shotgun sequence contains the following coding sequences:
- the LOC110602267 gene encoding uncharacterized protein LOC110602267 isoform X1, with protein sequence MAESEKMVALKKAYAEMILNTAKEAASQVMASEKKAFRYQQDLLTTKEEALRLLVRLKQMIDAKIIEAEIASSSQQTKIDELEAQLQEAESVIIDLRAELKWVRDKLEKARNNNAQPLDANITSDNEPPSCQNATPKPNVHSPNLGLQPVTTSDMNTLFDRRILDNECCNTQQTEQSSVSQYGSYSSHNTELAAVIIRKEIPEHCRNGCTRSICALEGNLLAGKLAPSGEVDEHEIIENELIINETNKEDGKSTVSSLKMNNLETEKFFSGEERRKRVRVHTIRRSRTRFWKPKAKRKSCTSQLLVSYQPPSILSRCKRHLANRNAKPDEHQCLVSIENNNMEMEKHSSKFEKKLHCQNSCSMVQKMIVPERKRQRKVPNGDAVSTSCVLCPDQHETCQPSSQGHCKACSLSLNDEIKSGEDGTRLIENEVKLKPLPRLDPGSKLIKCGLNPISDSRNVKLTVGSLNRSDTIQNTSNKDVKLADDLVKQECVAAANSTFPCYESNTLMVNIPLVYSDLQHLKSSKEAVANEPLVYSDLEGAKPPKEPKVSHSQVDNNRLLKYTFQRKLKKEALSSSDQNSSLEKSNAKRRAGEKQNGSPDSEKSSMINESSRDSRRLAQVAHQVCTQLYVTYQRRKWHKKKEPELQQQ encoded by the exons ATTATTGAAGCAGAGATAGCATCCTCAAGCCAGCAAACTAAAATTGATGAGCTTGAAGCACAGCTCCAAGAAGCAGAGAGTGTCATAATAGATCTAAGAGCAGAGTTAAAATGGGTACGTGATAAGTTAGAGAAGGCTAGGAACAATAATGCCCAGCCTTTGGATGCAAACATCACAAGTGACAATGAACCACCCTCCTGCCAAAATGCAACACCTAAGCCCAATGTACATTCTCCTAATTTGGGGTTGCAACCAGTAACAACTTCTGACATGAACACATTATTTGATCGAAGAATTTTGGATAATGAGTGCTGTAATACACAACAAACTGAGCAATCAAGTGTTTCTCAGTATGGAAGCTATTCTTCTCATAACACTGAATTAGCTGCAGTAATTATAAGAAAAGAGATACCAGAGCATTGTAGAAATGGATGTACTCGAAGCATTTGTGCATTGGAAGGGAACTTACTGGCTGGGAAGTTGGCACCTTCTGGAGAAGTTGATGAACATGAAATTATAGAGAATGAATTGATCATAAACGAAACTAATAAGGAGGATGGAAAATCTACTGTTTCTTCTTTGAAGATGAACAACTTGGAAACAGAAAAATTCTTTTCTGGGGAAGAACGAAGAAAACGTGTTAGGGTTCATACAATAAGACGAAGCAGGACTCGATTTTGGAAACCTAAAGCTAAGCGCAAGTCTTGTACAAGTCAGCTTTTGGTATCCTATCAACCACCATCCATTCTTTCTCGTTGCAAAAGACACTTGGCAAATAGGAATGCTAAGCCTGATGAACATCAATGCCTAGTCTCTATTGAGAACAACAATATGGAAATGGAGAAGCATTCtagtaaatttgaaaaaaaattgcatTGTCAAAACAGCTGCAGTATGGTTCAGAAAATGATTGTTCCTGAAAGGAAAAGACAAAGGAAGGTACCAAATGGGGATGCTGTGTCTACCTCATGCGTGCTCTGTCCTGATCAGCATGAAACTTGTCAACCCTCTTCTCAAGGCCACTGTAAAGCTTGTTCACTTTCACTCAATGATGAGATTAAATCAGGTGAAGATGGGACAAggctgatagaaaatgaggtTAAACTGAAGCCATTGCCTCGTTTGGATCCAgggtcaaaattaattaaatgtggTTTAAATCCTATATCTGACTCTAGAAATGTCAAACTGACCGTTGGGTCTTTAAACAGATCTGATACTATCCAGAATACTTCAAACAAGGATGTGAAGTTAGCAGATGATTTGGTAAAACAGGAATGTGTAGCTGCTGCTAATTCAACTTTTCCATGTTATGAATCAAACACTCTGATGGTTAACATACCACTGGTATACTCTGATTTACAACATCTCAAATCATCGAAAGAAGCTGTGGCTAATGAACCATTGGTGTATTCTGATCTAGAAGGTGCCAAACCGCCCAAAGAACCTAAGGTGTCTCATAGTCAAGTAGACAACAATAGGCTTCTTAAGTACACCTTCCAAAGGAAGCTCAAGAAAGAAGCCTTGAGCAGTTCTGATCAAAACAGTTCACTTGAAAAGAGCAATGCAAAAAGAAGAGCTGGTGAGAAGCAAAATGGTTCACCAGACTCAGAGAAGTCTAGCATGATTAATGAATCATCTAGGGACAGTAGGCGATTGGCTCAGGTTGCTCATCAG GTCTGTACACAATTATATGTCACATATCAGAGGAGAAAGTGGCATAAgaagaaagagccagaattacAGCAACAGTAA